Within the Pseudoxanthomonas sp. YR558 genome, the region CGGATGTCGGTGTTGGCGCCCAGTGCGAGCTTTTCCAGATACGCCGTCAACAACCAGGCGTCGTAGCCGAAGGCGAACAGGCGGGCGGCCGGGCCACGCGCCGTCGGCACGCGTTCGCCGGTCATGCTCGCCGCCGGCAACGCGGGTACGCCGCGCGAGGTCCAGGTCTCGGTGGGGAACACGATGCCGTCCAGCGCTGCGTCGTCTTCGGCCTTGCCGGTGCCTGAGGTCAGCTGTGAAGTCCCCACGCGGGTCTTGCCGCCCAGACCGGCCAGCGCGAGCTGCGGCGTCAGGCTGCGCGCGGTAGCGCCACGCACCGCCAGGAACACGGCATCCACGCCTTCCTGCGCGGCGGCGGCGAGCGGAGCGGACAGGTCGCCCGGGGTCTCGGGCACGCTGATCACGCGTGCGACCTTGCCGCCGCGTTCGACGAAACGTTCGCGGAACGCCTGCGAGGCGCGACGGCCGTTGTCGTCGCTGCCTTCGATGATCAGCACGGTCTTGCGCTCGCGCGCGCGCACGTACTCGGCGGCGGCGATGCCGTCGTCTTCCGGCGCCAGCGAGAAGCCGGCCTTGCCATCAGGCGGCGGCACGGTGCCGCGGTTGAGCACCAGCATCGGCACCGCGAGATTGGGTTGCTGGAACAAGGCGCTCACTTCATCGCGACCCAGCGGGCCGACCACGAAGTCCGCACCTTCCGCGGCGGCGCGCGCATACGCCGCCGTTGCGCCGGCGGCGGTGCCGGTGGTGTCGTAGAACTGGATCTCAGGACGGCGGCGACGCTCGCCGTAGTAGCCGGCCAGCAGTCCGTCGCGCACCGGTGCGGCCGCGGTGGCCAGGTTGCCCGACAGCGGCAGCAGCACGGCCAGCTTCATCGGCGGGCGATAGCCGTCCGCATCCGCGACAGGGCGGTTGCCGGCATCGAAATGCCATTGGTTGCCGCGATCGAACGGGCGCGGCAGGGGCAGGCCGCGGCGCTGCAGCGCGCGCCCGGCGAAGTTGTACAGCGGGTCGCCGGCCGGCAGCGTGGCGGCATCGCGGGCGAGCGTGGCGTCGTCGAGCGTGCCGAGCAGGCGATCGATCTCGCGTGCGTTGTCGCTGCGGGCCTGGCCACTGAGCGCACCGTCCTGGCGGGCGAGCGTGGCGGCGCTGGCGAACGCGGGCGAGACGCGAGCCGTCGAGGTGGCCGGTCCCGTTCCCGACGTGGTGGCGCAACTGACCAGCACGAAGGCGAGCATCAGCGCGGCGAGGGTCCGTCCTAGGCGCACGCGAGTGGAGATCGTGCGGGCATCGTGCAGGTCCATGGGCATCGTCGGCTTCAGGCAGGGGAACCGGCTACGATTCTACCCTCAGCCAAGGAACCCCACTGGAATGCCCGCCGGAACCCTGTTCATCGTCGCCACCCCGATCGGCAACCTGGGCGACCTGACCCCACGTGCGCTGGAGGTGCTGCGCTCGGTCGCCGCCATCTGCGCCGAAGACACGCGGCGGAGCGGCCAGTTGCTGGCGCACTTCGGCGTCTCCACGCCGCTGGTGGCGCTGCATGAACACAACGAGGACGCCCTGGCGCAGCGGATCGTCGAACGCCTGCAGGCGGGCGATGCGCTGGCGCTGGTCAGCGACGCCGGCACGCCGCTGGTCAGCGACCCCGGGTTCCGCCTGGTGCGCGCCGCGCGCGCGGCCGGGATCAAGGTCAGCCCGTTGCCCGGCGCCTGCGCCGCCATCGCGGCCTTGAGCGTGGCGGGGTTGCCGAGCGACCGCTTCACGTTCGAAGGCTTCCTGCCGGCGAAGGCGTCCGCGCGACGCGAGCAACTGCAGCGCCTGGCAGGTGAAGCCCGTACGCTGGTGTTCTACGAGTCCTCGCACCGCATCGCGGAGTCGCTGGCGGACATGCGCGCCGCGTTCGGCGACGACCGGCCGGCCGTGCTGGCGCGCGAACTGACCAAACTATTCGAAACCGTCCTCGACGGCACCCTGGCCGACCTGCAGGCGCGTGTCGACGCCGACGACAACCAGCGCAAGGGCGAGTTTGTCGTCATGGTGCAGGGCGCGCCGGACGACGAGACGGCGCAGCTCGCCGAGGGTCGTCGCGTCTACGCGCTGCTCAACGCCCACCTGCCGCCGTCGGCCGCCGCCAAGCTCGCTGCCGAGATCACCGGCGCGCCGAGGAAGGAGTTGTATGGCGCGCGGTAGTGGGCCGTGTTGGCTGGCCTCGAATGCAAGGGGATGAAGATGAGAATGCGTGAACGGCTCATGGCCGCTGTCGCGATGCTGGTCGTGGTGGCTGTATCGCCCGCTGCGATCGCGTGGACCCAGCCCGACGCCCGTGCGCGTTTTGGCCGGCTGGTGGCGGAGAGCCAGAAGGCCGATGACGCGCTGAATCCACTGCGTCTCGCCGAGCGCGGCCTGCCCCCGACCGGGGCCGTTTTCGTCGACCCCCAGAGCGAGGCCTTTGCCCGGCAGCTGGCGACGAACAAGCGGGCCGAACTGTCGGGCCTGGCCGGCATAGACCGCGCCTCCCTGGCCGAGAAGGACCAGATCGCCTACGACGCGTTCCGCTACCAGGCCGAGCAGGCGCTCGGCGAAATCGACAGCGGCATCCATGCGATCCGTAACCTGGTGCCGTTGAACGCCTCCTTCGGTTTGCACGTCGAGTTCCCCGACTACCTGTCGGGCGCGCGCTTCAAGACGGTCGAAGACTACGAAGTGGGGCTGGCCCAGCTCGGGGGCTTCGCCGACTTCATGGACCGCACGGTGGATCGGATGGAGCAGGGCATGGCCCAGGGCTATCACCCGCCCAAGGTGGTGGTGAACAACGTCCTGGGGCAGGTCGAGGCCTTCCTGAAGCTGCCGGTCGAGGAAAATCCCTTCTACTCCCCGGTGACGCGTTTCCCTGACGCCATCGGAGCGGCAGACCGCAGCCGCCTGGAGGCCGCGTATCGCCAGGCCATCGAAGGTCGCGCCACTCCGGCCTACGAGCGATGGCGCACGTTCCTGCGCGAACGCTATCTGCCGGGCGCCACCGATGGCGCAGGCCTGTGGGCGATGAAGGACGGCGAGCGGGTCTATGCGTCCCTGCTGGCCCAACACACCACCACGAAGATGAGCGCGCAGCAGATCCACCAGCTCGGCGTGGCTGAAGTGGCCAGGATCCGCGCCGCGATGGAACAGGCGCGCCAGGCGACCGGCTTCGACGGCGACCTGCCGGCCTTCTTCGAACACGTCCGCACCGGGCCCCGGTTCTACTATTCCAAACCGGAAGACCTCATCGACCACTTCGAACGCATCGAGAAAAAGGTCTGGGAGCGGATGCCTGAACTGTTCTCGCGTCGTCCGCGTGCCGAATTCGAGCTGCGTCCGCTGCCGGCGCTGGGAGACCAGAGGGGCACGGGCTACTACCGCGCCGGTCCGCCGGACGCGTCGGAGCCCGGCGTCCTGTACTTCAACATGGCCATGTTGAACACGCGTCCCATCCCGACCCTGGAGACGTTGCAACTGCACGAAGGCGTGCCGGGCCACCACTACCAGATTTCGCTGGTCCAGGAGGACGAGAGCCTGCCGGAGCTGTTGCGTTTCGGCCAGGTGCCGGCCACCGCCTACACCGAGGGCTGGGGCCTGTATGCCGAATCCCTGGGCCAGGAACTGGGCATGTTCACCGATCCCTACCAGTGGTTCGGCCACCTGGACATGGAGATGCTGCGCGCCGTGCGCCTGGTGGTGGACACCGGTCTCCACGCCCTGCACTGGGACCGTCAACGCGCGATCGACTACATGCTGGCCAACACCTCCATGGCACCGCGCGACGTGGCGGTCGAGATCGATCGCTACATCACCAATCCGGGCCAGGCCTGCGCCTACAAGGTGGGTGAGCTGAAGTTCCAGGAGCTCCGGCGCCGCGCGACCGAGCGCTTGGGCCCGGATTTCGACATCCGGCGTTTCCACGACCAGGTGCTGGACACCGGTGCCCTGCCGCTGGATGTGCTGGAAGCCAAGATCGACCGCTGGCTGATGTCGAGCGAGGGGGCGCAGTAGGTCTTGGGCGCGCGTCCTGTTCGGAGAGATTGCGTGATCTCATTCTGCGTTCCGGCCTCTCGGCACTCGAGGCTCAAGACGCCTTGCTTTGGAGGTGCACCTGATGCGTCGTCGTGAACTGCTGGTCGGCGCCGTGGCGCTCGGCATGACGTGGCCCCTGGCCGCGCGCATGGCCGGTTCGAATCCTGTCTCCGACACGACGGGGGCTGCGCCAGCCGAGGACGTCCGCCTGGCGGACCTACTGGAACGCCATGCCCAGGCCCTGAAGGCAGAGGAGGGTGGGCCGGATCGTCTGGCCGACTATTCGCTGGCCGCACGCGCGCGTCACCGACAGGCGACGGTGCGGCGCCTGGACGAACTGGGCGGGATCGACCGTGCCGCACTTTCGGCCGCTGCGGCCCTGGACTACGACACGGCCCGCTTCGTTTACGAGGCCATGGCGGACCAGTACGGGCGCTACGGCTTTTCCGACATCAACCTGCGACCCAGCCCTTACGTCGTCAGCCAGATGAACGGTGCCTACTTCTGGCTGCCGGAGGATATCGGCGGACGCTCGCCCATGAAGGACGCGGCGGATGCCGACCGCTATCTGGACAGGCTGGGCCAGTTCGCTGTCGCCCTGGACCAGGAGACCGAACAGATCCAGCACGACGCAGGTCTGGGTGTCATCCCGCCGGATTTCATTCTGGCCAAGACCCTGAAGCAGCTCGCGACCTTGCGCGATGCCGCGCCGAACGGCAATGCACTGACGACGTCGGCGCTCGCGCGTGCACGCGATGCCGGGATTGCCGATCTGGACAGTCGCGCCTCCGCGATCTTCGTCGGGCGTATCGTTCCTGCCCTGCAACGGCAGAGTGAGGCACTCGCGGCCTTGCTGCCCCGCGCCGACGATCGGGCGGGCATCTGGGCCAAGCCCGACGGCGAGGCCTACTACGCTTCGGCTCTGCATTCGAACACCACGGCCAGCCATGCGCCGGGGGACCTGCATCAACTCGGCCTGGCCTGGGTAAAGGAACTGTCTGCGGAGATCGATCAGCTGCTGCGTGCGCAGGGCTTGGCAAGCGGATCGGTAGGTGAGCGCATGGCCGCCCTGGATCGCGACCCGCGCTTCCTCAAGCCGGATACGGAAGCGGGACGCCAGGCGATCATCGACTACGCCAGCGCACACCTGGATCGGATCAAGGGCCTGCTGCCGCGTGGTTTCCACGTGATTCCGGATCGACCGGTCGAAGTGCAGCGCATCTCGCCCGCGATCCAGGACGGCGCGCCGGGCGCTTTCTACAGCGCCAGCAGCAATCCCGCCCAACCCTCGACCATCTACCTCAACCTGCGCTCGGTCGCGGAGAACGCCCTGTGGCGCATCCCGACCCTGCTGCACCATGAGGGGATACCCGGGCACCATTTCCAGGACAGCGTCCTGCGCGAGGCAGGCGGACTGTCGCTGTTCCGGCGGTCGGTGCGTTTTTCGGCCTGGACCGAGGGCTGGGCCCTGTATGCCGAACAACTGGCGGATGAGCTCGGTGCCTATGACGGCGATCCGGTCGGCCGCATCGGTTACCTGCAAGGCCAACTGTTCCGCGCCTGCCGCGTGGTGGTGGACACCGGCATCCATCACGCGCGTTGGACCCGCCAGCAGGCCATCGACTGGATGGTGGCCAACGCCGGCGAACATCGCGACGCCGCCGAGCGCGAGATCGACCGCTATTGCGTCTACCCGGGGCAGGCTTGCAGTTTCATGGTCGGCAAGCAGCAGATCGTTGCTTCGCGCGAGAAAGCGCGGCAGCGCTTGGGGGCGCGGTTCGACACGCGCGTCTACAACGACTTCATCCTGGCGTCCGGGCCGCTTCCGATGGACGTCCTCGGTGGTGCAGCGGCGCTGATGGCGGGGATCACCGGAGCGCCGCGCAAAGCGCTATAGGGCGCGGGGCCAGCCCCCTGAGTCAGGGGGCGATTCGCGCCTTTGGCGCGCATGGGGGTGTGGACGTGCGCAGCGGTGCCCGATATCTGCGCAGCAGACATTGGGGTATTCGACGGCGAAGCCGTAGAATGCGCGTCGGCGGAGTCGGCCAGACAGTCGCGTCATTGGAAACAATGCCGAGGAAAGTCCGGGCTCCACAGGGCACGGTGCCAGGTAACGCCTGGGCGGCGCGAGCCGACGGAAAGTGCAACAGAAAGATACCGCCTAAGACTGCTTCGGCAGGACGGCAAGGGTGAAATGGTGCGGTAAGAGCGCACCGCGAGTCCGGCAACGGACCGGCACGGCAAACCCCACCGGGAGCAAGACCAAATAGGGAGGCTATGCTGCGGCCCGCAGTGTCTCCGGGTAGGTTGCTTGAGCGTAATGGTGACGTTGCGCCTAGAGGAATGACTGTCCACGACAGAACCCGGCTTACCGGCCGGCTCCGCCGCCAGCTTCAACGCGCGAAGCGCGTTGAAGCTCCCAAAGTTCGCGTTGCGAACTTTGGGCCCCAGGTCTTTGTTGCCACCCCCGCTCGCGCGCTGCGCTCGCCGCCCCCTGACTCAGGAGGCGGATAAAGGCGAGCGATCACAGGGTTCCCTGTAGGAGCGACGTAAGTCGCGACGGCGAGCCTCCTGCTTCGATAGCGCTGGCTACGCGCCAGTTTAGATCCGCAACGTCGTCTC harbors:
- the rsmI gene encoding 16S rRNA (cytidine(1402)-2'-O)-methyltransferase is translated as MPAGTLFIVATPIGNLGDLTPRALEVLRSVAAICAEDTRRSGQLLAHFGVSTPLVALHEHNEDALAQRIVERLQAGDALALVSDAGTPLVSDPGFRLVRAARAAGIKVSPLPGACAAIAALSVAGLPSDRFTFEGFLPAKASARREQLQRLAGEARTLVFYESSHRIAESLADMRAAFGDDRPAVLARELTKLFETVLDGTLADLQARVDADDNQRKGEFVVMVQGAPDDETAQLAEGRRVYALLNAHLPPSAAAKLAAEITGAPRKELYGAR
- a CDS encoding DUF885 domain-containing protein, whose amino-acid sequence is MRERLMAAVAMLVVVAVSPAAIAWTQPDARARFGRLVAESQKADDALNPLRLAERGLPPTGAVFVDPQSEAFARQLATNKRAELSGLAGIDRASLAEKDQIAYDAFRYQAEQALGEIDSGIHAIRNLVPLNASFGLHVEFPDYLSGARFKTVEDYEVGLAQLGGFADFMDRTVDRMEQGMAQGYHPPKVVVNNVLGQVEAFLKLPVEENPFYSPVTRFPDAIGAADRSRLEAAYRQAIEGRATPAYERWRTFLRERYLPGATDGAGLWAMKDGERVYASLLAQHTTTKMSAQQIHQLGVAEVARIRAAMEQARQATGFDGDLPAFFEHVRTGPRFYYSKPEDLIDHFERIEKKVWERMPELFSRRPRAEFELRPLPALGDQRGTGYYRAGPPDASEPGVLYFNMAMLNTRPIPTLETLQLHEGVPGHHYQISLVQEDESLPELLRFGQVPATAYTEGWGLYAESLGQELGMFTDPYQWFGHLDMEMLRAVRLVVDTGLHALHWDRQRAIDYMLANTSMAPRDVAVEIDRYITNPGQACAYKVGELKFQELRRRATERLGPDFDIRRFHDQVLDTGALPLDVLEAKIDRWLMSSEGAQ
- a CDS encoding DUF885 domain-containing protein, translating into MRRRELLVGAVALGMTWPLAARMAGSNPVSDTTGAAPAEDVRLADLLERHAQALKAEEGGPDRLADYSLAARARHRQATVRRLDELGGIDRAALSAAAALDYDTARFVYEAMADQYGRYGFSDINLRPSPYVVSQMNGAYFWLPEDIGGRSPMKDAADADRYLDRLGQFAVALDQETEQIQHDAGLGVIPPDFILAKTLKQLATLRDAAPNGNALTTSALARARDAGIADLDSRASAIFVGRIVPALQRQSEALAALLPRADDRAGIWAKPDGEAYYASALHSNTTASHAPGDLHQLGLAWVKELSAEIDQLLRAQGLASGSVGERMAALDRDPRFLKPDTEAGRQAIIDYASAHLDRIKGLLPRGFHVIPDRPVEVQRISPAIQDGAPGAFYSASSNPAQPSTIYLNLRSVAENALWRIPTLLHHEGIPGHHFQDSVLREAGGLSLFRRSVRFSAWTEGWALYAEQLADELGAYDGDPVGRIGYLQGQLFRACRVVVDTGIHHARWTRQQAIDWMVANAGEHRDAAEREIDRYCVYPGQACSFMVGKQQIVASREKARQRLGARFDTRVYNDFILASGPLPMDVLGGAAALMAGITGAPRKAL